The Mucilaginibacter terrenus genome has a segment encoding these proteins:
- a CDS encoding XdhC family protein: MKELTDIVNAYDIAAQSGIKTALATVVQVEGSAYRRAGARMLITEDGQLTGAISGGCLEGDALRKARLVIHQQEAMLVTYDTMDDDDSKLGVGLGCNGIIHILIEPINDSGTSPIGLLKAIVDKRLQGVLVTLFSIEDRKAPQPGTCLCLTTQGLEISGLESSDHRLSLINDAQRVFDQQQSETRILTGEVEYTAFVEFIKPLITLVVIGAGNDAIPLTKMAAVLGWDVTVVDGRPNYAIADRFPSARKVIIAKPSEVLQHVDLNPQTAFVLMTHNYNYELALLQELIPLQLPYVGILGPKKKLERMLAELEDNGFNITQDQLNGIYGPVGLDIGSEGAEEIALSILSEIKAVLSSRQGYSLKFKPTPIHTTHIKKISSS, encoded by the coding sequence ATGAAGGAACTAACAGACATTGTTAATGCTTATGATATCGCCGCTCAAAGTGGTATAAAAACCGCGCTTGCCACAGTTGTGCAGGTAGAGGGATCCGCTTACCGGCGTGCCGGAGCGCGGATGCTGATCACTGAGGACGGGCAACTCACCGGTGCAATAAGCGGCGGCTGTTTAGAAGGTGATGCATTACGCAAAGCACGGTTGGTTATTCATCAGCAGGAAGCTATGCTGGTCACTTACGATACCATGGATGATGACGACAGCAAACTAGGCGTAGGCCTGGGTTGTAACGGCATCATACATATCCTTATAGAACCTATAAACGACAGTGGCACCAGTCCTATTGGATTGCTTAAAGCCATTGTAGATAAGCGTTTACAGGGGGTACTTGTTACGCTGTTCTCCATCGAAGACCGCAAAGCACCCCAGCCCGGAACGTGTTTATGCCTGACTACTCAAGGGCTGGAAATATCAGGACTGGAGAGCTCAGATCATCGCCTCTCGCTCATCAACGATGCACAACGTGTTTTTGATCAGCAACAATCTGAAACGCGGATTTTAACAGGCGAAGTGGAATACACCGCTTTTGTGGAATTTATCAAGCCACTTATTACCCTTGTAGTAATTGGTGCCGGTAATGATGCCATACCCCTTACTAAAATGGCTGCCGTGCTTGGTTGGGATGTAACCGTTGTAGATGGCAGACCTAATTATGCCATTGCCGACCGGTTTCCTTCAGCAAGAAAAGTTATCATTGCAAAGCCTTCGGAAGTATTACAGCACGTTGATCTTAATCCGCAAACAGCGTTTGTGCTGATGACGCATAACTACAACTATGAACTGGCCCTTTTACAAGAGCTTATTCCGCTGCAACTCCCCTATGTAGGCATACTCGGCCCTAAAAAGAAGCTGGAGCGCATGCTTGCAGAACTGGAAGATAATGGGTTTAATATTACTCAGGATCAACTGAACGGCATCTACGGTCCTGTAGGATTGGACATCGGTTCGGAAGGTGCAGAAGAGATCGCCTTATCCATATTGTCGGAAATTAAAGCGGTGTTGTCGTCCCGGCAGGGTTATTCGCTTAAATTTAAGCCAACACCTATTCACACCACCCACATCAAAAAAATAAGCAGTTCATGA
- a CDS encoding DUF2147 domain-containing protein: protein MIRKIFLTTVLAVACVITASAQNADAILGKWLSKTGEGQILIYKKGSKFYGKLAWIKVPNDETGKPKTDEKNPKAELRSRPILGLEIIKDFVFDGDDVYEDGTIYDPKSGKTYSCKMTLKGDVLKIRGYIGISLIGRTENWSRVK from the coding sequence ATGATCAGAAAAATATTTTTAACAACTGTACTGGCCGTTGCTTGCGTGATTACCGCGTCTGCCCAAAATGCAGATGCAATATTGGGAAAATGGTTGAGCAAAACAGGAGAGGGCCAGATACTTATCTATAAAAAAGGCAGTAAGTTTTACGGCAAACTTGCCTGGATCAAAGTCCCTAATGATGAAACGGGCAAACCTAAAACCGACGAAAAGAACCCGAAAGCGGAACTTCGATCACGACCGATATTGGGCCTGGAGATTATAAAAGATTTCGTTTTTGATGGTGATGATGTTTACGAGGATGGTACCATTTACGACCCGAAGTCTGGCAAAACCTATAGCTGTAAAATGACGCTTAAGGGCGATGTGTTGAAAATTCGCGGGTATATTGGTATATCATTAATAGGAAGAACCGAAAATTGGAGTCGCGTAAAATGA
- a CDS encoding FAD binding domain-containing protein, which yields MKQFQYVRPTSQQAVLDVIAKPGTRIIAGGTNLVDLMKKGVTSPDRLVDINQLPLRSINTTANGLHIGALALNSAVSENQLVLNKQPLLSMALKAGASPQLRNMATVGGNMMQRTRCPYFYDTAMPCNKRAPGTGCGAMGGFNRMHAIFGTSPQCIAVHPSDMCVGLAALDASVVIVGKTGQRKILFTDFHRLPGEHPEKDNNLAPGELIIGVEIPDNNFAKNSYYLKVRDRQSYAFALVSVAAALDIQNGVIKQARLAMGGVAHKPWRLFDAEKSLIGKKPTEENFAQAAALAMQGAKGREYNSFKLKLGPATITEALKHAGGLV from the coding sequence ATGAAACAGTTTCAATACGTACGCCCTACCAGCCAGCAAGCCGTGCTTGATGTGATAGCTAAACCCGGCACCAGGATCATAGCCGGCGGTACCAACCTGGTGGACCTGATGAAGAAAGGTGTAACCAGTCCGGACAGGCTGGTAGATATCAACCAGCTTCCGCTAAGAAGTATAAACACTACTGCAAACGGCCTGCACATTGGTGCACTGGCACTAAATTCAGCAGTTTCTGAAAATCAGCTAGTGTTAAATAAACAACCGCTGCTTTCAATGGCGCTAAAAGCCGGCGCGTCACCACAGTTGCGCAACATGGCAACTGTTGGCGGCAACATGATGCAGCGCACCCGTTGTCCGTACTTTTACGATACAGCAATGCCTTGTAACAAGCGGGCACCCGGAACAGGTTGTGGCGCAATGGGCGGTTTTAACCGCATGCACGCCATTTTTGGTACCAGCCCGCAATGTATTGCCGTACACCCAAGCGATATGTGCGTTGGCTTAGCTGCGCTTGATGCATCTGTTGTAATAGTTGGTAAGACTGGTCAGCGAAAAATCTTATTTACAGATTTTCATCGCCTGCCCGGAGAACATCCGGAGAAAGACAACAACCTTGCCCCCGGCGAGCTGATAATAGGGGTAGAAATACCAGACAACAATTTTGCAAAGAACAGTTACTACCTTAAAGTGCGCGACAGGCAGTCTTACGCATTCGCATTGGTGTCTGTAGCTGCCGCGTTGGATATCCAGAACGGTGTTATCAAACAAGCACGTTTAGCAATGGGCGGTGTAGCGCACAAACCATGGCGATTGTTCGATGCTGAAAAGTCGCTGATTGGCAAAAAACCTACAGAAGAAAACTTTGCGCAGGCAGCAGCTTTAGCAATGCAGGGTGCTAAAGGACGCGAGTACAATTCATTTAAACTTAAACTTGGCCCGGCTACTATCACCGAAGCCCTTAAACACGCGGGAGGATTGGTATAA
- a CDS encoding NIPSNAP family protein: MKRRSFVKSTLLTAAAGTVAPAVASAANSAVPPKGTDYYELRVYTLKNDEQQKLVEDFLQNAAIPAFNSMGVKHVGVFTELKPEEQTKLYVLIQYNGIAHFDHISDNINNDTAYKTKGAAYLTAPASQPAYERIESSLMKAFKHSPILAPPDKKTRIFELRQYQSATEAAGQKKIEMFNDQGEIDIFKRLGFNPVFWGETIIGPQRPNLTYMITFDDLAAKDAHWKAFGGDSQWKKISSVPEYADALLVNKITSTLLVPTAYSQI, translated from the coding sequence ATGAAAAGACGTTCTTTTGTGAAATCAACTCTTTTAACAGCCGCTGCGGGCACAGTTGCTCCGGCAGTCGCGTCAGCAGCTAACAGCGCGGTTCCGCCTAAAGGTACCGATTACTACGAACTGCGTGTATACACGTTAAAGAATGACGAACAGCAAAAATTGGTAGAAGACTTTTTGCAGAATGCTGCCATTCCTGCATTTAATAGTATGGGGGTAAAACATGTTGGGGTGTTTACCGAACTAAAGCCGGAAGAACAAACTAAGCTGTACGTGTTGATACAGTATAATGGCATTGCGCACTTTGACCACATCTCCGACAACATAAACAACGACACGGCTTATAAAACAAAAGGTGCCGCTTACCTTACTGCGCCTGCATCACAGCCGGCTTACGAGCGTATAGAAAGCTCCCTGATGAAAGCTTTTAAACACAGCCCTATACTTGCACCTCCCGACAAAAAGACCAGAATATTTGAATTACGCCAGTACCAGAGCGCTACCGAAGCAGCCGGCCAGAAGAAAATAGAGATGTTTAATGATCAGGGCGAGATAGACATCTTTAAACGTCTGGGCTTTAATCCGGTATTTTGGGGCGAAACCATCATTGGTCCGCAAAGGCCAAACCTTACCTATATGATCACCTTTGATGATCTGGCTGCAAAAGACGCACACTGGAAAGCTTTTGGCGGCGATTCGCAGTGGAAGAAGATAAGCTCGGTACCGGAATACGCAGATGCCTTGTTGGTCAATAAAATAACATCAACCCTGCTAGTGCCAACAGCATACTCACAAATTTAA
- a CDS encoding xanthine dehydrogenase family protein molybdopterin-binding subunit has translation MEMDLMKTIPTSADGMSRVDGRAKVTGAAKYSAEHKLPGMVYAVLVMSTITKGTIASIESKAAEKAPGVLAVLSHLNAPKVPGHQKAKNPAKPEVKSGPLRVFNDNKILYNGHPVAMVVADTFERAQYGASLVKVTYDKEAHQTKPPAELKGKAPWGGKDDIRGTEDAWQSAPVKLEAEYIIPTEVHNPMELHAIIARWDAPDKLTVWDKTQGAIATRDDIAKAFNLKKEDVQVNSKFVGGAFGSALQVWPHEIAAVLGAKVVKHPVKLVLTRPDMFTSVGYRPYTWQKIGIGATADGKLVGITHEATGQTSTYEDFAEGPIGTSKGLYECPNVTTRYRLISLDVNTPTWMRGPGEATGAFALESALDELSYQLKMDPIDLRMKNYAKVDPENKKEYSSKYLDEAYQMGAKQIGWSVRKAEPGTLKENGWLVGYGMAGGMFGAYRDTATVRAIFNADGTLVLQTAVSDIGPGTGTAAVSIAAEQLGIAPEKIKFEMGDSSLPYAPMQGGSSITSTVGSAVHDACVVMKEKFQQLMGNGGTDKLNYVKILNDKNLPSLEVLTKSQGGPNNQKYSMQSWSVHFVRVLVHPATGVVKINKVACVADSGHIVSPKTARSQIVGGAIGGIGMALMEEGVIDHRYGRYVNNNLADYHVPVNADIPQIDAIFVNKPDPYINPIGAKGMGEIALIGMSAAVANAVYNATGKRVRDLPITPDKLIG, from the coding sequence ATGGAAATGGACCTTATGAAAACAATCCCAACCTCTGCTGACGGCATGAGCCGTGTGGATGGCCGCGCCAAAGTAACTGGTGCTGCAAAATATTCTGCGGAACATAAATTGCCAGGCATGGTTTACGCCGTGTTGGTAATGAGTACCATTACCAAAGGCACAATTGCCTCTATTGAGTCAAAAGCTGCGGAAAAAGCACCCGGAGTACTGGCGGTATTAAGCCACCTGAACGCGCCCAAAGTTCCCGGGCATCAAAAAGCTAAAAACCCAGCCAAGCCTGAGGTAAAAAGCGGTCCTCTGAGAGTTTTTAACGATAACAAAATATTATACAACGGCCACCCCGTTGCCATGGTTGTGGCAGATACCTTTGAACGTGCACAATACGGCGCATCGTTGGTGAAGGTAACTTACGACAAAGAGGCCCACCAGACTAAGCCACCTGCCGAACTAAAAGGCAAGGCACCCTGGGGCGGAAAGGACGATATCCGCGGTACCGAAGATGCATGGCAGTCTGCACCGGTAAAACTGGAGGCAGAATACATTATACCTACCGAAGTGCACAACCCTATGGAGCTGCACGCCATAATAGCGCGCTGGGATGCTCCTGACAAGCTTACGGTTTGGGACAAAACACAGGGCGCTATAGCCACCCGTGATGACATTGCAAAAGCATTTAACCTCAAGAAAGAAGATGTTCAGGTAAACTCAAAGTTTGTTGGTGGTGCATTCGGCAGCGCGCTGCAGGTTTGGCCGCACGAGATTGCTGCTGTTTTGGGTGCAAAAGTAGTTAAGCACCCTGTCAAGCTGGTACTAACCCGTCCAGATATGTTCACTTCTGTAGGTTACCGGCCTTATACCTGGCAAAAGATAGGCATCGGCGCTACAGCCGATGGCAAGCTGGTTGGCATTACGCATGAGGCTACCGGCCAAACATCTACTTATGAAGATTTTGCCGAAGGGCCAATAGGTACCAGTAAGGGGCTTTACGAATGCCCTAATGTTACCACCCGCTACCGGCTTATTTCGTTGGACGTAAATACGCCAACATGGATGCGCGGCCCGGGTGAGGCTACTGGTGCTTTCGCGCTGGAGTCCGCATTGGACGAACTATCGTACCAGCTGAAGATGGACCCCATAGACCTCCGCATGAAGAACTATGCCAAGGTTGATCCGGAGAACAAAAAGGAATACTCGAGCAAGTACCTGGATGAGGCTTACCAGATGGGCGCAAAGCAGATCGGATGGTCTGTTCGTAAAGCCGAACCGGGCACCTTGAAGGAGAATGGCTGGCTGGTTGGCTATGGCATGGCCGGCGGCATGTTCGGTGCATACCGAGATACTGCTACCGTTAGGGCAATATTTAATGCTGATGGCACCCTGGTGCTACAAACAGCAGTAAGTGATATTGGTCCCGGCACCGGGACGGCAGCTGTTAGTATCGCTGCAGAACAACTTGGCATAGCACCAGAGAAGATAAAGTTTGAAATGGGCGACTCTTCCCTGCCCTACGCGCCAATGCAGGGCGGCTCGTCCATTACATCAACCGTAGGATCGGCGGTGCATGATGCCTGTGTGGTGATGAAAGAAAAGTTTCAGCAGCTGATGGGTAACGGCGGTACTGACAAGTTGAACTACGTTAAAATATTAAACGACAAAAACCTGCCATCGTTAGAGGTGCTTACCAAATCACAGGGCGGGCCAAATAATCAAAAGTACTCCATGCAATCATGGTCGGTGCATTTTGTAAGGGTGCTGGTTCATCCGGCTACCGGCGTTGTAAAGATAAATAAGGTTGCCTGCGTCGCCGACTCCGGCCATATTGTAAGCCCTAAAACCGCGCGCAGCCAAATTGTAGGGGGCGCTATTGGCGGCATTGGTATGGCTTTGATGGAAGAAGGTGTGATAGATCACCGTTACGGCAGGTACGTAAACAACAACCTCGCCGACTATCACGTACCGGTAAATGCCGACATACCACAGATAGACGCTATATTCGTGAACAAACCCGACCCTTACATCAACCCCATTGGTGCTAAAGGCATGGGCGAGATCGCGTTAATAGGCATGTCTGCGGCGGTAGCTAACGCGGTTTACAATGCCACCGGAAAGCGTGTTCGCGATTTGCCTATTACGCCCGATAAGCTTATTGGATGA
- a CDS encoding (2Fe-2S)-binding protein — MPEKQPEMLPEGDMLSNGTRRDFIKQTSLLTAAALTPPLALQAATGQLDGHTADAEKLPLNMEVNGKPYKLSVEPRSTLLDILREQLDLTGTKKGCDHGQCGACTVHVDGQRVNSCLTLGVMVNGRKVTTIEGLANGDNLHPMQEAFIKHDGFQCGYCTPGQIMSAVACVREGHANSEAEIREYMSGNICRCGAYPNIVNAILEVKQGGQTV; from the coding sequence ATGCCCGAAAAACAACCCGAAATGCTTCCGGAGGGAGATATGCTCTCTAATGGAACGCGGCGCGACTTTATAAAGCAAACGTCGTTGCTTACCGCGGCGGCTTTAACTCCTCCATTAGCCTTGCAGGCAGCTACCGGCCAGTTAGATGGTCATACGGCTGATGCCGAGAAGCTGCCGCTTAACATGGAGGTAAACGGCAAGCCATACAAGCTTTCCGTTGAGCCACGATCTACGCTGCTGGATATACTCCGCGAACAGCTTGACCTTACCGGAACAAAAAAAGGTTGTGACCATGGCCAATGCGGTGCCTGCACCGTACATGTAGACGGACAGCGCGTAAACTCTTGCCTTACACTTGGTGTAATGGTTAACGGGAGGAAAGTTACTACCATTGAGGGGTTGGCCAACGGCGATAACCTGCACCCTATGCAGGAGGCGTTCATAAAACACGACGGTTTCCAATGCGGTTACTGCACACCTGGCCAGATCATGTCGGCTGTTGCATGCGTACGCGAAGGACACGCCAATTCCGAAGCAGAGATACGCGAATATATGAGTGGCAACATATGCCGTTGCGGCGCTTACCCTAATATTGTTAATGCTATATTAGAAGTTAAGCAAGGAGGACAAACTGTATGA
- a CDS encoding nucleotidyltransferase family protein, protein MTAVVILAAGSSSRLGEPKQTLIYDGKTLIQHAVEAAMVSKCRPVIAVVGANHELVSSYIPHQDVHIILNNEWSEGMASSIKAAVNYMLHDFDIDSALFILCDQPYVNHKLLDAMLQAKQESEKAIVACAYGGTVGVPVLFDRSMFNHLLLLQGDEGAKNILKTHPEEVVTIPFDKGVIDIDTQDDYNNLLSPDN, encoded by the coding sequence ATGACGGCAGTAGTTATTCTTGCGGCGGGCTCATCATCACGATTGGGCGAACCCAAACAAACGCTCATTTATGACGGCAAAACACTTATTCAGCATGCTGTTGAGGCTGCAATGGTGTCAAAATGCCGGCCGGTTATTGCAGTGGTAGGAGCTAACCACGAGTTGGTTAGTTCTTATATCCCTCACCAGGATGTACATATCATCTTGAATAACGAATGGTCAGAAGGGATGGCATCATCCATAAAGGCAGCTGTTAACTACATGCTGCATGATTTTGATATCGACAGCGCCTTGTTCATCCTCTGCGATCAGCCTTACGTGAACCATAAGTTACTGGATGCTATGCTCCAAGCAAAACAGGAAAGCGAAAAAGCCATTGTGGCTTGCGCCTATGGCGGCACAGTTGGGGTACCTGTATTATTTGACAGGAGCATGTTCAACCACCTGCTACTGCTTCAAGGCGACGAAGGTGCCAAAAACATTCTTAAAACCCATCCTGAGGAAGTTGTAACCATCCCGTTTGATAAAGGTGTCATCGATATCGATACACAGGATGATTACAACAATCTTCTTTCTCCAG